A stretch of Mycobacterium sp. ITM-2016-00316 DNA encodes these proteins:
- a CDS encoding Bax inhibitor-1/YccA family protein yields the protein MRESSNPVFRSLPKGQGGYAQFGTGAASFGAQQVQAEPYATQYPDQQQAGVSRPMTIDDVVTKTGITLAVVTALGVLSYFMVSMSPGLMMPFVLVGGLGGFALIMIATFGRKQDNPAIVLSYAALEGVFLGAASFLFANLVSTGGPGMIAQAIFGTVGVFVGMLVVYRTGAIRVTPKFTRMMVAALFGVVAIALLNMVLALFGVGGGEGFGLRSGGPLAIIFSLVCIGLAAFMFLIDFDSADQMIRAGAPEKAAWGVALGLTVTLVWLYLEILRLLSYFNND from the coding sequence GTGCGCGAAAGCAGCAACCCGGTATTCCGATCACTGCCCAAGGGGCAGGGCGGATACGCGCAGTTCGGTACCGGAGCCGCAAGCTTCGGTGCGCAGCAGGTGCAGGCGGAGCCCTACGCGACGCAGTACCCGGATCAGCAGCAGGCCGGCGTTTCCCGGCCGATGACCATCGACGACGTCGTCACGAAGACGGGCATCACCCTCGCGGTGGTGACGGCTCTCGGCGTTCTGTCCTACTTCATGGTGTCCATGAGCCCCGGCCTGATGATGCCGTTCGTGCTCGTCGGCGGTCTCGGTGGCTTCGCGCTGATCATGATCGCGACCTTCGGTCGCAAGCAGGACAACCCGGCCATCGTGCTGAGCTACGCGGCGTTGGAGGGCGTGTTCCTCGGTGCCGCCTCGTTCCTCTTCGCGAACCTGGTCTCGACCGGTGGCCCGGGGATGATCGCGCAGGCCATCTTCGGCACCGTCGGCGTCTTCGTCGGCATGCTGGTGGTCTACCGGACCGGAGCCATCCGGGTCACCCCCAAGTTCACCCGGATGATGGTGGCGGCGCTCTTCGGCGTCGTGGCCATCGCACTGCTCAACATGGTGCTGGCGCTCTTCGGTGTCGGCGGCGGCGAGGGCTTCGGCCTGCGCAGCGGCGGCCCGCTGGCGATCATCTTCTCGCTGGTCTGCATCGGTCTTGCGGCGTTCATGTTCCTGATCGACTTCGACTCGGCTGACCAGATGATCCGCGCCGGTGCTCCGGAGAAGGCCGCCTGGGGCGTCGCCCTCGGGCTGACGGTCACCCTGGTGTGGCTGTACCTGGAGATCCTGCGCCTGCTGAGCTACTTCAACAACGACTAG
- a CDS encoding enoyl-CoA hydratase/isomerase family protein: protein MAENEDILVSVRNGVGVVTLNRPKAINSLNDVMVDGLQKALTTWENDASVRSVLLTGAGERGLCAGGDVVALYHSAKGDGSYARKFWWDEYRLNAHIGRYRKPYIALMDGIVMGGGVGVAAHGNVRVVTDKTKMGMPEVGIGFIPDVGGTYLLSRTPGLLGVHAALTGAPFSGADAIALGFADHFVPHERLADFAEAVVADGHEDALNSYAEEPPASELLAQREWIDTCYARDTVADIVDDLRRQETEAADAAAHLIGTRSPIALSVTLTAVRRAAHLHSLEEVLQQEFRVSVASAKSHDFVEGIRAQLVDKDRNPQWSPATLELVDEAAIDAYFASAHPDLTF from the coding sequence GTGGCAGAAAACGAGGACATCCTAGTAAGTGTCCGCAACGGTGTCGGGGTCGTCACACTGAACCGTCCGAAGGCGATCAACTCGCTCAACGACGTGATGGTCGACGGTCTGCAGAAGGCCCTGACGACCTGGGAGAACGACGCCTCGGTGCGCTCGGTGCTCCTCACCGGCGCGGGCGAGCGCGGCCTGTGCGCCGGCGGAGACGTCGTCGCGCTCTATCACAGCGCCAAGGGCGACGGCTCCTACGCACGCAAGTTCTGGTGGGACGAGTACCGGCTCAACGCCCACATCGGCCGCTACCGGAAGCCCTACATCGCACTGATGGACGGCATCGTCATGGGTGGCGGCGTCGGCGTCGCGGCGCACGGCAACGTCCGGGTGGTCACCGACAAGACGAAGATGGGCATGCCCGAGGTCGGCATCGGCTTCATCCCCGATGTCGGCGGTACCTACCTGCTCTCGCGCACCCCTGGCCTGCTCGGCGTGCACGCCGCGTTGACCGGAGCCCCGTTCTCCGGTGCGGACGCCATCGCCCTCGGCTTCGCCGACCACTTCGTCCCGCACGAGCGGCTTGCCGACTTCGCCGAGGCCGTCGTCGCCGACGGACACGAGGACGCGTTGAACTCCTACGCCGAGGAGCCGCCGGCCAGCGAGCTGCTCGCGCAGCGCGAGTGGATCGACACCTGCTATGCCAGGGACACCGTCGCCGACATCGTCGACGACCTGCGCCGCCAGGAAACCGAAGCGGCCGACGCCGCCGCCCACCTGATCGGCACCCGCTCACCCATCGCGCTGTCCGTCACGCTCACCGCGGTGCGCCGCGCGGCCCACCTGCACTCCCTGGAAGAGGTTCTGCAGCAGGAGTTCCGGGTGTCGGTCGCCTCGGCGAAGTCGCACGATTTCGTCGAGGGTATCCGCGCGCAGTTGGTCGACAAGGACCGCAACCCCCAGTGGTCGCCGGCCACGCTCGAACTCGTCGACGAAGCCGCCATCGACGCCTATTTCGCCTCCGCCCATCCCGATCTGACGTTCTGA